A window of the Chanodichthys erythropterus isolate Z2021 chromosome 21, ASM2448905v1, whole genome shotgun sequence genome harbors these coding sequences:
- the LOC137011094 gene encoding TRAF-interacting protein with FHA domain-containing protein A-like produces MNNNSKLETEELRTCLHIHLYHPDQANCPLFRNLPLNQPYKMDAEDPLRLGRDGQTCIFVLNDTSVSRKQLSIQAYRKAGSTFLSFMIQNMSQKVKLMVGGSELRYLERAELDDKAFLRFGRYELLIWQEPGDSANTFEVLFKTCNTPPSQELGIDVPCNIPVMDTGVPWRNLENEAPASQEPLESDETVVLV; encoded by the coding sequence ATGAATAACAATAGCAAACTTGAAACTGAAGAACTGCGTACTTGTCTTCATATACATCTCTACCACCCTGATCAAGCCAATTGCCCTCTGTTCCGTAACCTGCCACTAAATCAACCATACAAAATGGACGCTGAAGATCCACTAAGGCTTGGCCGTGATGGACAGACCTGCATCTTTGTCCTAAACGACACCTCTGTCTCCAGAAAACAGCTCTCCATACAGGCGTACAGGAAAGCTGGcagcactttcttgagcttcatgaTCCAAAACATGAGCCAGAAGGTCAAACTCATGGTCGGTGGGTCTGAACTGAGATACCTCGAAAGAGCTGAGCTTGACGACAAGGCGTTCCTCCGCTTTGGAAGATACGAACTGTTGATTTGGCAGGAGCCAGGAGATTCAGCGAATACATTTGAAGTCCTGTTTAAAACATGCAATACACCCCCTTCACAGGAACTGGGAATAGATGTGCCGTGCAATATTCCTGTTATGGACACTGGTGTCCCATGGAGAAACCTTGAGAATGAAGCACCTGCAAGCCAAGAACCGCTGGAGTCAGATGAGACAGTTGTTTTAGtatag
- the faimb gene encoding fas apoptotic inhibitory molecule b, giving the protein MSGDIVGVWDVSLSDGVYRIEFEHGTTTGKRVIYINGKEVLRRDWMFKLVGKETFSIGSTDTKASINIEAITGFSYEYTLEINGKSLQSFLDNRSKISKTWVLKLDGADYRIVLEKDTMDVWCNGQKMETMGEFTENGSETHFALGNRECCIKATTSGRKRNGIVHSLLVDGIGIEEAIE; this is encoded by the exons ATGTCCGGAGACATTGTGGGAGTGTGGGATGTGTCCTTAAGTGATGGAGTTTACAGAATTGAGTTTGAACACGGAACAACAACAGGAAAACGGGTCATTTACATAAATGGGAAG GAGGTTTTGAGGAGGGATTGGATGTTCAAACTGGTGGGCAAAGAAACATTCTCTATTGGGAGTACAGATACAAAAGCATCCATAAATATTGAGGCAATCACTGGGTTTTCCTACGAGTACACACTGGAAATCAACGGAAAAAGTCTCCAGTCCTTCTTGGACAACCGTTCAAAAATTTCCAAAACATGGGTGCTGAAACTGGATGGTGCTGATTACAGGATAGTTCTAG AGAAAGACACTATGGACGTATGGTGCAATGGACAGAAAATGGAGACCATG GGGGAGTTTACCGAGAATGGAAGCGAGACACACTTTGCTTTGGGGAACCGTGAATGCTGCATAAAAGCAACAACTAGTGGAAGGAAACGGAATGGGATAGTTCATTCCCTACTGGTGGATGGAATCGGGATAGAAGAGGCCATTGAGTAA